A single genomic interval of Syngnathoides biaculeatus isolate LvHL_M chromosome 1, ASM1980259v1, whole genome shotgun sequence harbors:
- the LOC133503429 gene encoding transcription factor 7-like 1 isoform X2, protein MDNQAWQTMSPNLVDNQQQQVSSAPPVATVDVSFGVIIGQTFYKLVPVGVVPPVVEPAISKPKTKKAPARAGPDIRKPPNAFTLFMKEQRPVVMASAEGEDSATINTLLGQMWESLSLAEQLEYYIKSEQLSRIHAAMYPDWNNYRRRPKRKWCRAVSSQNHLRENHLSLNAPHLAVPAPVTPTGPNEDFVSTFFSRVGTDVTSALFGLVEAVEVQEVVADGRTSS, encoded by the exons ATGGACAACCAAGCTTGGCAGACGATGAGCCCGAATTTGGTCGACAACCAACAACAGCAG GTCAGCAGCGCACCGCCAGTTGCGACCGTTGACGTCTCTTTCGGAGTCAT CATCGGGCAGACCTTCTACAAACTGGTCCCCGTGGGTGTCGTTCCTCCTGTGGTTGAGCCAGCGATCTCCAA gccCAAAACGAAAAAAGCCCCCGCAAGAGCCGGGCCTGACATCAGGAAGCCGCCCAACGCCTTCACGCTCTTCATGAAAGAGCAGCGACCTGTTGTCATGGCTTCTGCGGAAGGGGAAGACAGCGCCACCATCAACACCCTCCTGGGTCAGATG TGGGAGTCGCTGTCGCTGGCTGAGCAGCTGGAATATTATATTAAATCTGAGCAGCTCAGCCGGATCCACGCCGCCATGTACCCGGACTGGAACAACTAT agGAGAAGGCCAAAGAGGAAGTGGTGCCGTGCAGTCAGCAGCCAAAACCATCTGAGGGAAAATCATCTCAGCC TGAATGCGCCACACTTGGCTG TACCGGCCCCAGTGACCCCAACAGGGCCCAACGAGGACTTTGTTTCCACTTTTTTCTCGCGGGTTGGCACTGACGTGACCTCGGCCTTATTCGGGCTTGTGGAGGCAGTGGAGGTGCAGGAAGTTGTTGCGGATGGCCGTACGAGCTCATAA
- the LOC133503429 gene encoding transcription factor 7-like 1 isoform X1 has translation MDNQAWQTMSPNLVDNQQQQVSSAPPVATVDVSFGVIIGQTFYKLVPVGVVPPVVEPAISKPKTKKAPARAGPDIRKPPNAFTLFMKEQRPVVMASAEGEDSATINTLLGQMWESLSLAEQLEYYIKSEQLSRIHAAMYPDWNNYRRRPKRKWCRAVSSQNHLRENHLSLNAPHLAGPVPVPPDLAVPAPVTPTGPNEDFVSTFFSRVGTDVTSALFGLVEAVEVQEVVADGRTSS, from the exons ATGGACAACCAAGCTTGGCAGACGATGAGCCCGAATTTGGTCGACAACCAACAACAGCAG GTCAGCAGCGCACCGCCAGTTGCGACCGTTGACGTCTCTTTCGGAGTCAT CATCGGGCAGACCTTCTACAAACTGGTCCCCGTGGGTGTCGTTCCTCCTGTGGTTGAGCCAGCGATCTCCAA gccCAAAACGAAAAAAGCCCCCGCAAGAGCCGGGCCTGACATCAGGAAGCCGCCCAACGCCTTCACGCTCTTCATGAAAGAGCAGCGACCTGTTGTCATGGCTTCTGCGGAAGGGGAAGACAGCGCCACCATCAACACCCTCCTGGGTCAGATG TGGGAGTCGCTGTCGCTGGCTGAGCAGCTGGAATATTATATTAAATCTGAGCAGCTCAGCCGGATCCACGCCGCCATGTACCCGGACTGGAACAACTAT agGAGAAGGCCAAAGAGGAAGTGGTGCCGTGCAGTCAGCAGCCAAAACCATCTGAGGGAAAATCATCTCAGCC TGAATGCGCCACACTTGGCTGGACCGGTTCCAGTACCCCCAGACTTGGCTGTACCGGCCCCAGTGACCCCAACAGGGCCCAACGAGGACTTTGTTTCCACTTTTTTCTCGCGGGTTGGCACTGACGTGACCTCGGCCTTATTCGGGCTTGTGGAGGCAGTGGAGGTGCAGGAAGTTGTTGCGGATGGCCGTACGAGCTCATAA